From Corallococcus soli:
GCCATGGATCCCCAGCAGCGCCTGCTGTTGGAGGTGGCCTACGAAGCATTCCACGCCGCCGGCTACGACAAGGCCAGTCTGCGCTCGTCACGCATCGGTGTGTTCGTGGGACAGATGAACCACGACTGGGCGCACATGAATGCCGAGGATCAACTCTCGGATCCATTCTTTGGCGCGGGCTCCTCGGCGTCCATCACCTCCAACCGCATCTCCTACCTGCTTGGATTGACGGGGCCGAGCATGACGCTCGACACCGCCTGTTCGTCGTCGCTGGTGGCGGTGGACCTGGCGGTGGAGAAGCTGCGTGGCGGGGTGTGCTCGGCGGCGCTCGTCGGTGGCGTCAACGTCATGCTGCACCACCGCACCTTCGTCGGGTGTTGCGCCGCCAAGATGCTGTCCGCCAAGGGCCGGTGCGCCACCTTCGACGAGTCCGCCGACGGCTACTGCCGAGGTGAGGGCGTGGGGGCGGTGGTCCTCAAGCGCCTCAGCGATGCGCTGGCCGCGGGCGACGAGGTGCTGGCGGTGATCCGCAGCACGGCGGTCAATCAGGACGGGCGCAGCGCGTCGCTGACCGCTCCCAACGGGCTGGCGCAGGAGGCGGTCATCCGGCAGGCCCTGGAGATCGCCGGCCTGGAAGGACGGGACGTCGACTACGTCGAATGCCATGGCACCGGCACGTCGCTGGGCGACCCCATCGAGGTCGAAGCGCTCAAGAACGTGCTGGGGACGAGGCGCGACAAGCCCGTGGTGCTGGGGGCCATCAAGAGCAACATCGGGCACCTGGAAGGCGCCGCCGGTGTCGTGGGGCTCATCAAGGCGGTGGAGGTCCTGCGCCGTCGCGAGGCACCCGGCAACGTCCACTT
This genomic window contains:
- a CDS encoding type I polyketide synthase → DWNRLQLEMPLVSRFRPKRSVSKALPSAESRGGPGGAELLALVRRVVAESMGLPGGQVLDDEPLMAQGLDSLGAVVLAQGLSRELGLTLGPVFVLNHPTLKELAAALAARFESATPSTPAPTRPRSQRSEEPIAIVATACRLPGDVMSPEELWKMLLEGTDCVTEVPFSRFDIDEVFDANPNAVGKSYTRRGAFMSEVESFDHDFFGIPVAEARAMDPQQRLLLEVAYEAFHAAGYDKASLRSSRIGVFVGQMNHDWAHMNAEDQLSDPFFGAGSSASITSNRISYLLGLTGPSMTLDTACSSSLVAVDLAVEKLRGGVCSAALVGGVNVMLHHRTFVGCCAAKMLSAKGRCATFDESADGYCRGEGVGAVVLKRLSDALAAGDEVLAVIRSTAVNQDGRSASLTAPNGLAQEAVIRQALEIAGLEGRDVDYVECHGTGTSLGDPIEVEALKNVLGTRRDKPVVLGAIKSNIGHLEGAAGVVGLIKAVEVLRRREAPGNVHFKVLNPKIDLQGFSAVIPTAPTPLGRKGDKTPLVAGVSSFGFGGTNAHVVLESWDSPVSRKANPSATEVGGWE